Proteins encoded within one genomic window of Triticum aestivum cultivar Chinese Spring chromosome 2D, IWGSC CS RefSeq v2.1, whole genome shotgun sequence:
- the LOC123056115 gene encoding palmitoyl-acyl carrier protein thioesterase, chloroplastic-like, translating into MANTTLSSGTIYHSRVLIRCSSSERGGQQRSNAAVRVNGAAHRATLQVGAALETSINETLAELSAPLLAPATDGRERSRQNIPTEKQAEDPFRQAQIVEGGVRYQQTVVVRSYEVGPDRTATLETILNLLQETALNHVWMSGLLGDGFGATHGMIKSNLIWVVSRMHVQVDHYPLWGDVLEIDTWVGSSGKNGMRRDWLIRGRGSGNIYVRATSTWVMMNKNTRRLSKMPEEVRGEISPWFIDRHAIHEEATEKIIKLDSNAKHVDSDLKPKRSDLDMNQHVNNVKYVRWMLETIPDQFLQHHQLSSIILEYRKECGSSDVVQSICQPDEYSVSPSENVSMVRGPSLLPEVINGHHSLAGALQQWPTKYTHLLQLKAGEGYEEIVRGRTTWKKKL; encoded by the exons ATGGCTAACACAACCTTGTCTTCGGGTACCATCTACCACTCGCGCGTGCTCATCAGATGCTCCTCGTCGGAGAGGGGAGGGCAGCAGCGGAGCAACGCGGCCGTGAGGGTCAACGGGGCCGCGCACCGCGCCACGCTGCAGGTGGGGGCGGCGCTGGAGACGTCCATCAACGAAACGCTGGCGGAGCTCAGCGCCCCGCTGCTGGCGCCGGCGACGGACGGACGGGAGCGCAGTCGGCAGAACATCCCGACGGAGAAACAGGCCGAGGATCCCTTCCGGCAGGCGCAGATCGTGGAGGGCGGGGTCCGGTACCAGCAGACGGTGGTGGTGCGCTCCTACGAGGTCGGCCCTGACAGAACGGCCACACTCGAGACCATACTGAATCTTCTCCAG GAGACAGCATTGAACCACGTGTGGATGTCGGGCCTGCTTGGCGACGGCTTCGGCGCGACGCACGGCATGATCAAGAGCAACCTCATCTGGGTCGTGTCCAGGATGCACGTCCAAGTCGATCACTACCCATTATGGGGTGATGTGCTGGAGATTGACACGTGGGTTGGCTCGTCGGGAAAGAACGGGATGCGGCGTGACTGGCTCATCCGCGGCCGCGGCTCCGGCAACATCTACGTCCGGGCAACCAGCACATGGGTGATGATGAACAAGAACACCAGGAGGCTGTCCAAGATGCCCGAGGAGGTCAGGGGCGAGATCTCGCCGTGGTTCATCGACCGCCACGCCATCCACGAGGAGGCCACCGAGAAGATCATCAAGCTCGATAGCAACGCCAAGCACGTCGACTCTGACTTGAAG CCGAAGCGAAGCGATCTGGACATGAACCAGCACGTCAATAATGTCAAATATGTACGGTGGATGCTTGAG ACTATCCCCGATCAGTTCCTGCAGCACCACCAGCTTAGCAGCATCATCCTGGAGTACAGGAAGGAGTGTGGGAGCTCCGATGTGGTGCAGTCGATTTGCCAGCCAGACGAATACTCGGTTTCGCCAAGCGAGAACGTTAGCATGGTGAGGGGACCCTCACTCTTGCCAGAAGTCATCAATGGCCACCACAGCTTGGCCGGTGCACTGCAGCAATGGCCAACAAAGTACACGCACCTTCTGCAACTAAAAGCAGGTGAAGGGTACGAGGAGATTGTTAGGGGCAGAACCACATGGAAGAAGAAGTTATAA